The Chloroflexota bacterium sequence AGTGCGTCGTACACGCCTGTTCAAGCTCATCCGCGACTGCGTGCGGTCACCGCAGGACGTCTTCGCACTTATGGAGGCGCTCGAGGCTCGCGCCGAGCTGTTCGCTGCCCTGTCTGACCCGAACCACGAGTACTGGATCGACGCACCGGCCTGCCGCCCGCACATCCGCGCGCTGGTGCTGTTCCGGGTCAGCCAGATGACGCCGCTCCTGTTCGTCGCGCGCGAGCGACTCAGTCCGACCGTCTTCGAGCGGGTCCTGCGGCTCGTCAGCGTGATCTCGTTCCGCTACTCGGTGGTGAGCGAGCTCAATCCGAATGCGCTGGAGCCAGCGTACCACGCTGCCTCCCAGGCAATTCTTAACGGCACAGCACGGACACCGGCCGAGGTGTTTCGCCACCTTGAGTCCATCTACGTCAACGACAGTGCGTTTCGTGAGGCCATGCGGACTTTGGTCGTGCGGACCAGTGGGCAAAGTAAGCGCCTGGCCAGGTACATCCTGGCCGAGCTTGAAGCGGATGCCTCGGGCCGCGCTATTGATCCGGACACCGATCCGGGGACCGTCGAGTACATCCTGCCCGAGCATCCAACCGATTCCTGGGGTGAGGCGTTCCCACCGAGGTCGTGGGAAGCTGCCGTCTACCGGCTCGGGAATCTGACGTTGCTCGAAGCCACCAGCAATCGACGCCTCGGCAACGCCTCGTACGCGGAGAAGGTGGCCACCTATCCGGCGAGCCGCTACGTACTCACGCAGGCCATCCCCGAGATGGCTCCCGAGGAGTGGACGTTGCCGATCCTCGAACGCCGCCAGCAGGTGCTGGCCCAACGTGCCGTCCATATCTGGCGCGTCGACTTTAGCTGACGGCTGTAGGCATCGCGGGCGGGAGTGAAGACTACGTCCCTGAGAGCAGCCGGTCGGCCTCGTCGGGCGGCATCCTGACCGTCTGGATCGCCGTGCCGTTCGGCAGTAACCTTGTCACCGCGTTCCGTAGCTGCTCGGCCTCGTCGGCGCTGCCCGCCCGAATCACCAGCAGCGTCACCAGCGACGCAGCGGGTGTGACCGTGGCCGGCGTAGCGGCGGCGTCCTGCTCGGCCAGGGC is a genomic window containing:
- a CDS encoding DUF262 domain-containing protein, producing the protein MARTNLLNTRTVNFLELVGNGRTFHVPAYQRDYSWQEEQWEDLWNDVQTLRQDRDESHYMGALVVEARSDREFEIIDGQQRLATLSLLALAAIDRLGGLGASGDEVDRNAERARALRSRFIGEKDPASLIESSKLSLNQTDNAFYQDYLVQIRAPLNPRGLERSNRLLWDCFRYFKRCIEADPSLDDGEQLAGLLSEAVGRQLMFILITVEDELNAYTVFETLNARGLELSATDLLKNYLFSRVKVTADLEALHRRWLALIATVQQERFSEFLHFHMQTLHPQVRRTRLFKLIRDCVRSPQDVFALMEALEARAELFAALSDPNHEYWIDAPACRPHIRALVLFRVSQMTPLLFVARERLSPTVFERVLRLVSVISFRYSVVSELNPNALEPAYHAASQAILNGTARTPAEVFRHLESIYVNDSAFREAMRTLVVRTSGQSKRLARYILAELEADASGRAIDPDTDPGTVEYILPEHPTDSWGEAFPPRSWEAAVYRLGNLTLLEATSNRRLGNASYAEKVATYPASRYVLTQAIPEMAPEEWTLPILERRQQVLAQRAVHIWRVDFS